A DNA window from Jaculus jaculus isolate mJacJac1 chromosome 1, mJacJac1.mat.Y.cur, whole genome shotgun sequence contains the following coding sequences:
- the Slamf9 gene encoding SLAM family member 9, producing the protein MEALPWLLFLLLQEAKGFSGDDVDREEVLAVLHESIILPLEIPFDEEVETIIWSSRKSLATVVPGKAGQPAYVMVTDPRYKGRVNFPEPSYSLYISNVTWEDSGVYEAQVNLKTSQLFSTQHYHLHVYRRLSKPRVTVNFEISGEAACNISLTCSIERAGMEVTYRWLSSGDSTDTAHEGSVLRTSWRPGDTAVSYTCKASNPISNTSSHPIPAGLFCAGPGSPEQTSMLCFLAKGLLLLLLLAILAVGLWVFRVHKKCELPKVRKLQRNRMKLRKKWQPGPSPI; encoded by the exons ATGGAGGCTCTCCCATGGCTTCTCTTTCTCCTGCTCCAGGAGG CCAAAGGCTTTTCTGGAGATGATGTGGACCGCGAGGAAGTGCTTGCCGTCCTTCATGAGTCTATCATCCTCCCCCTGGAAataccatttgatgaagaggttGAGACCATCATTTGGTCCTCCCGGAAAAGCCTTGCCACAGTGGTACCAGGGAAGGCGGGGCAACCAGCCTACGTCATGGTGACGGATCCTCGCTACAAGGGCCGGGTGAACTTCCCAGAGCCCAGCTACTCTCTGTACATCAGCAATGTGACCTGGGAGGACTCGGGAGTTTATGAAGCTCAAGTCAACTTGAAGACATCCCAGCTCTTCAGCACGCAGCACTACCATCTCCACGTCTACA GACGGCTGTCGAAGCCCCGTGTCACTGTGAACTTTGAGATCTCTGGGGAAGCTGCCTGTAACATATCCCTGACCTGCTCCATAGAGAGAGCAGGCATGGAGGTCACCTACAGATGGCTCTCCTCAGGGGACAGCACTGACACAGCCCATGAAGGGTCTGTCCTCAGAACATCCTGGAGGCCTGGCGACACAGCTGTTTCTTACACTTGCAAGGCCAGCAACCCCATTAGCAACACCAGCTCCCACCCCATCCCTGCTGGGCTCTTCTGTGCAG GTCCTGGCTCTCCTGAACAGACATCCATGTTGTGCTTCCTGGCCAAGGGTTTGCTCCTCCTCTTGCTCTTGGCAATTCTAGCTGTGGGGCTCTGGGTCTTTCGAGTCCATAAAAAATGTGAGTTGCCTAAGGTGAGGAAACTCCAGAGAAACCGAATGAAACTGAGGAAGAAGTGGCAGCCTGGTCCTAGTCCCATCTGA